In one Candidatus Scalindua japonica genomic region, the following are encoded:
- a CDS encoding B12-binding domain-containing radical SAM protein, translated as MKVVLINPPVGAERYKSNQSCIPRAGLGYLASYLEKNSIHCDVIDGKFEWLSVEDICNKVSATKPEIVGFSAMTPDIFAASNIAKRIKEVMPDIFIVLGGAHAIAMPRESLNEFPEIDFVVTGEGEETLVELVNSISGARNYREISGLGFRKGKEIVINPSRGYIRNPDSLPFPAWDKFKNNSNTYFVLSSRGCPYQCSFCMRSSGNVVRDRTPENVVKEIEWLVEKFNPKKIIFIDETFTLRKAKVLELTSLLLKKGLNKKIKWVAQTRVDKRDPEVFARMKEAGCEQIEFGVESGNQQILNNVDKSITLTQVEETVKLARKTGLFIACTFIIGHPYETEETIKDTINFAVKLKPDFVSFGIMSPYPGTKIWDMARVGEGNYRLLSHNWEEYTRFGGGCLELTNLPRKRLEVLQVKAYVSFYLRTFKIIRFIQYSLPRLKQSKVVLKKAFFGKV; from the coding sequence ATGAAAGTTGTTTTAATAAATCCACCAGTAGGTGCCGAAAGATACAAATCAAACCAGTCTTGTATACCCAGGGCAGGACTTGGATATCTGGCTTCTTATCTGGAGAAAAACAGCATACATTGTGATGTAATCGATGGAAAGTTTGAATGGTTATCTGTAGAAGATATCTGTAATAAAGTTTCTGCCACTAAACCTGAAATAGTTGGGTTTTCTGCGATGACACCTGATATTTTTGCTGCAAGTAATATTGCAAAAAGGATAAAAGAGGTTATGCCGGACATTTTTATCGTTTTAGGAGGGGCACATGCTATCGCTATGCCCCGGGAAAGTCTTAATGAATTTCCAGAAATTGATTTTGTCGTTACCGGTGAAGGAGAAGAGACACTTGTTGAACTGGTAAATTCGATTTCCGGCGCAAGGAATTATCGTGAAATATCAGGCCTGGGTTTCCGAAAAGGCAAAGAGATTGTAATAAATCCATCAAGAGGTTATATTCGTAATCCTGACTCGTTGCCATTTCCCGCATGGGACAAATTTAAAAATAACAGCAATACCTATTTTGTACTTTCATCAAGGGGATGTCCATACCAATGCTCTTTCTGTATGAGATCATCGGGTAATGTTGTCAGAGATCGTACGCCAGAGAATGTTGTTAAGGAAATTGAATGGCTGGTAGAGAAGTTTAATCCAAAAAAAATAATATTTATAGATGAAACATTTACTTTAAGAAAGGCAAAAGTGCTGGAACTAACGAGTCTTCTTTTGAAGAAAGGTTTAAATAAAAAAATAAAATGGGTTGCCCAGACACGAGTTGATAAAAGAGATCCTGAAGTATTTGCAAGGATGAAGGAAGCAGGCTGCGAACAGATAGAATTTGGGGTCGAAAGCGGAAATCAGCAAATACTAAATAATGTTGATAAAAGTATAACTTTGACACAAGTAGAAGAGACGGTAAAGCTTGCCAGGAAGACAGGGTTGTTTATCGCCTGTACTTTTATCATTGGTCATCCTTATGAGACCGAAGAAACAATAAAGGATACTATTAACTTTGCCGTAAAGTTAAAACCTGATTTTGTGTCATTTGGCATAATGTCGCCGTATCCGGGAACGAAGATATGGGACATGGCGAGAGTGGGAGAAGGCAATTACCGGTTGTTATCACATAACTGGGAAGAGTATACAAGGTTTGGAGGTGGTTGTCTGGAATTGACAAATCTTCCCAGAAAAAGACTGGAAGTGTTGCAGGTAAAGGCATACGTTTCCTTTTATCTAAGAACTTTCAAGATTATAAGGTTTATCCAATATAGTCTTCCAAGGTTAAAACAGTCAAAAGTGGTCTTAAAGAAGGCTTTTTTTGGTAAAGTATAA
- a CDS encoding glycosyltransferase family 4 protein has translation MKPLRIGINALFRGKPTGAANYIINLVKYLAKIDRYNEYYIFVTDSNRGYFDLSQHNQHEILCSVKAERPILRRAWEQIIFPFIVSEQKLDILHCPVNVVPIFSRCRNVVTFLDCQYFHESSTNTFLRKLFHNLFMRKTLKKADIIMTISNSMKEEILHYLGDNDTTVFVTHLGQDYSRTNGRHVDPERIKRDLGITRKYILFVGFPQYRKNLTGLLKGFANACKELHEPYDLIICGDIETKIESDYPNILRTIDELKFRKYIKFTNYLETDDLQDLITGAEFFAFPSFYEGFGLPVIEAMACGTPVLVSDIPVMREVAGEAGTYIDPYDVDDISRGICQLLLDNDLREKLRIKGKQVASQFTWENTASRTLKCYHQTVKKDT, from the coding sequence ATGAAGCCATTAAGGATCGGCATCAACGCGTTATTTCGTGGTAAACCTACAGGTGCTGCAAACTACATCATTAACCTGGTTAAGTATTTAGCGAAAATTGACCGGTACAATGAATACTATATTTTTGTTACCGATTCAAATAGAGGTTATTTTGATCTATCGCAGCATAATCAGCATGAAATATTGTGCTCAGTTAAAGCTGAAAGGCCCATCCTCAGAAGGGCATGGGAACAGATAATATTTCCATTTATTGTCAGTGAGCAGAAGTTGGACATTCTACACTGCCCTGTAAACGTTGTGCCAATCTTTTCCAGATGCAGGAATGTTGTTACTTTTCTGGATTGTCAGTACTTTCATGAATCATCGACAAATACATTTTTAAGAAAACTTTTTCATAATCTTTTCATGCGCAAGACATTAAAAAAAGCTGATATCATCATGACGATATCAAACAGCATGAAAGAAGAAATTTTACATTATCTTGGTGACAACGATACTACTGTTTTTGTTACACACCTTGGGCAGGATTACAGCAGAACTAATGGCAGACATGTTGACCCGGAAAGAATTAAACGAGACCTGGGAATAACAAGAAAATATATCCTTTTTGTGGGTTTCCCACAGTACAGGAAGAACCTGACAGGATTACTGAAGGGATTTGCGAATGCCTGTAAAGAACTTCACGAACCTTATGATTTGATTATATGTGGTGATATTGAGACAAAAATAGAATCAGACTATCCTAACATTTTAAGGACAATCGATGAACTAAAGTTTAGAAAATATATAAAGTTTACCAACTATCTGGAAACTGATGATTTGCAGGACTTAATAACAGGAGCGGAGTTTTTTGCATTTCCCTCATTTTATGAAGGTTTTGGGCTTCCCGTCATAGAAGCAATGGCTTGCGGGACACCTGTTTTAGTGTCAGATATACCTGTAATGCGAGAAGTAGCCGGAGAAGCGGGAACGTATATTGATCCATATGATGTTGATGATATTTCAAGGGGTATATGTCAACTGCTTTTAGATAATGACCTCAGAGAGAAGTTGCGAATAAAGGGAAAACAAGTCGCATCTCAATTTACCTGGGAAAATACGGCAAGCAGGACCCTGAAGTGTTATCATCAAACGGTTAAAAAAGATACTTAG
- a CDS encoding glycosyl hydrolase, with translation MKNLKNMLVFVFSFIVIFAAVVSCSTHKGIGSDISSNTIVDSFENKLKGWSVFKHPTVNIKYTLDSNKVKDGRMAMKIDYSFKKKNPFIAFLIKDLGTTRDWSEYDSIGLWTFIPEKAKGLSNLSIMAYDDDGNAYIAQHVRNLKEAGWERSTVSFSQFVYSSGPSSDKPLDLEQIRKIAVGIYQPSSFKDKKFSIYIDDIRLIRKGDDQKQDPSGTEITKETPVQRDDGQGISTVSKLPKGTPLQGTDFLVDNFDSGLSGWSTNQTKTLKLNYSIDDSIRKEGNPSLKLQYKFKKKKPFLGFVEKDLGSTRNWKGSDSITFWSHIPQGAKGLIDLSVMLYEEDGSAYIAQHARGLKTTGWKEITVPFSKFFLSGGKNKDENDRLDLDQIRKIGIGIYQPKKFKDKKFIIYVNNIRAVHTGSQRTATQLPGTRITRPEELGKFEPEDGNVYHGVWFFPGLKKIVDKGGTVPWEKQLDENEISEYENLAGRTSTILSFGWPFTKEFPMQMCKKIDQMGKVPHLGAIASKTKPSEVIKGNLDKTIKNWAKGAKEFRKPIFFRFFSEMNGNWNNFSAALNPSETPQMFIQAWRHVVNTFRKYGADNLIFVWAPLGVDIGSVHWTEYYPGDEYVDWVGISVYSFLGNGDPESQIMGIYNDYAQRKPIMIAESAAGDADNNPKKYNPGNRYADSPEKWINRYFDTLEKKAPRVKAFIWFNIEKERVWRIQESPKKLKSIKNV, from the coding sequence ATGAAAAACTTAAAAAATATGTTGGTTTTTGTATTTTCTTTCATCGTAATATTTGCAGCAGTTGTTTCTTGTTCAACACATAAGGGGATTGGAAGCGATATTAGCAGCAATACAATAGTTGATAGTTTTGAGAATAAACTTAAAGGATGGAGTGTATTTAAACATCCAACGGTTAATATTAAATATACTCTTGATTCAAATAAGGTGAAGGACGGAAGAATGGCTATGAAGATAGATTATTCCTTCAAGAAGAAAAATCCCTTCATTGCTTTTCTTATTAAAGACCTTGGCACAACCCGGGATTGGTCAGAATATGATTCAATTGGATTATGGACTTTTATACCTGAGAAAGCTAAGGGCTTGAGCAATTTATCCATAATGGCATATGATGACGATGGGAACGCTTATATAGCACAGCATGTTAGAAATCTCAAGGAAGCTGGCTGGGAAAGATCAACAGTATCTTTTTCACAATTTGTTTACTCAAGCGGTCCATCCAGCGATAAGCCCTTAGACCTGGAACAGATAAGAAAGATAGCAGTCGGTATATATCAGCCATCCAGTTTCAAGGACAAAAAATTCTCCATTTATATTGATGATATACGACTTATCAGGAAAGGAGACGACCAGAAACAGGACCCCAGTGGTACTGAAATTACTAAAGAAACTCCTGTGCAGAGAGATGACGGGCAAGGCATTTCCACTGTCAGCAAGCTCCCCAAAGGAACTCCATTACAGGGAACTGATTTTTTAGTAGATAATTTTGATTCAGGCCTTTCTGGCTGGTCAACTAATCAGACGAAAACATTAAAACTTAATTATTCCATAGATGATTCTATAAGAAAAGAAGGGAACCCTTCTCTCAAATTACAATATAAATTTAAAAAGAAGAAACCCTTTCTGGGATTTGTTGAAAAAGATTTAGGCTCAACCAGAAATTGGAAAGGTTCAGATTCGATCACCTTCTGGTCCCATATTCCTCAAGGGGCAAAAGGCCTTATTGATTTATCTGTCATGTTATACGAAGAAGATGGAAGCGCGTATATAGCACAGCATGCCAGAGGGTTGAAAACGACTGGTTGGAAGGAAATAACCGTCCCATTTTCAAAATTCTTTTTATCCGGAGGTAAGAATAAAGATGAAAATGATAGATTAGATCTTGATCAGATTAGAAAAATCGGCATAGGGATTTATCAGCCAAAAAAATTTAAAGATAAAAAATTTATTATTTATGTAAATAATATACGCGCAGTACATACTGGTAGCCAGAGGACAGCAACGCAACTACCCGGCACGCGGATAACCAGGCCTGAAGAATTAGGAAAATTTGAGCCAGAGGATGGTAATGTCTATCATGGAGTGTGGTTTTTTCCAGGTTTGAAGAAGATTGTTGATAAAGGAGGTACCGTTCCATGGGAAAAGCAATTAGACGAAAATGAGATTTCAGAATACGAAAACCTTGCAGGAAGAACGTCAACAATTTTATCTTTTGGCTGGCCGTTCACTAAGGAATTTCCTATGCAAATGTGTAAAAAAATAGATCAGATGGGCAAGGTTCCTCACCTGGGTGCCATTGCCAGCAAAACAAAACCTTCAGAGGTAATTAAAGGGAATCTGGACAAAACAATTAAAAATTGGGCTAAAGGAGCGAAAGAATTTAGAAAGCCTATATTTTTCAGATTTTTCTCAGAAATGAATGGCAACTGGAATAATTTCAGTGCGGCATTAAACCCATCAGAGACTCCTCAGATGTTTATTCAAGCATGGCGGCATGTGGTTAATACATTCAGGAAGTATGGAGCGGACAACCTTATATTTGTCTGGGCCCCTTTAGGTGTAGATATAGGTAGTGTTCACTGGACAGAATACTATCCTGGTGATGAATATGTAGATTGGGTGGGAATCTCGGTGTACTCTTTTCTGGGCAACGGTGATCCGGAATCACAGATTATGGGTATATATAATGACTACGCACAACGCAAACCGATAATGATTGCTGAAAGTGCTGCCGGGGATGCAGATAATAATCCAAAAAAATATAATCCGGGGAACAGATATGCTGATAGTCCGGAAAAATGGATTAATAGATATTTTGATACGTTAGAAAAAAAAGCACCACGTGTTAAGGCTTTCATCTGGTTTAACATAGAGAAAGAAAGAGTATGGAGGATCCAGGAGTCACCGAAAAAATTAAAATCTATAAAAAACGTTTAA
- a CDS encoding polyprenol monophosphomannose synthase, with translation METVIVIPTYNEEENIKKLLAEIFSLNMDIDVVVVDDSSPDKTADIVEQLKMSNQRIHLIRRNRQKSFAASYQDGFEYAQSMRPKYIFQMDADLSHPSKFIPDFLKNIAGNDLIIGSRYIKGIRVINWSIKRLAMSLFANRYIKYVLSLPFEDCTSGFRCWDARALSNICMNHMSSNGYAFLVEMVYIAHKNKYTIKEIPIVFVERNFGVSKMSFNLIIESTLLPWKLLLKNIIRRQK, from the coding sequence ATGGAAACTGTTATTGTCATACCAACTTATAACGAGGAAGAAAATATAAAAAAATTACTTGCTGAAATATTTTCTTTAAACATGGATATTGATGTGGTAGTAGTTGATGACTCCTCACCTGATAAAACAGCTGATATTGTTGAACAGTTAAAAATGAGCAATCAGAGAATTCATCTAATTCGCAGGAACAGGCAGAAAAGCTTTGCAGCATCTTATCAAGATGGATTTGAATACGCACAAAGTATGAGGCCGAAATATATATTTCAGATGGATGCAGATCTTTCACACCCTTCAAAGTTTATCCCTGACTTTTTAAAAAATATTGCAGGAAATGATCTGATAATTGGTTCAAGGTATATAAAAGGAATTCGCGTTATCAACTGGTCAATAAAAAGACTTGCAATGAGTCTTTTCGCAAACAGGTATATTAAATATGTGCTTAGTCTCCCTTTCGAAGACTGTACCAGTGGGTTCAGATGCTGGGACGCACGGGCATTAAGCAATATATGCATGAACCATATGTCTTCAAACGGTTATGCTTTTCTCGTAGAAATGGTATATATCGCGCATAAAAATAAATACACTATAAAAGAGATACCTATCGTATTTGTCGAAAGAAATTTTGGTGTTTCCAAAATGTCGTTCAATTTGATTATTGAATCTACGCTGCTGCCATGGAAACTATTGTTAAAGAATATTATTAGAAGACAAAAATAG
- a CDS encoding ArnT family glycosyltransferase: MDYIKDNSFKYGTFLLAGILLLAFVLRVWGISYGMPYPYNLDEKFLVNHSLAFGTGDLNPHVFDWPGTLLMYVLFVIFVFYFLAGYFTGNFISTEDFAISFISDPTNFYLISRCFTVLISTLTVYVTYYIGKKIYNSRTTGLIAALFLAVSPLVTGIAHFTLTDTHLTLIPVLSFIYIYQIVKAGKSKYYFFSGLLMGLGMSIKYNAAALIVPILTAHILNVIHNNPGFLKIVFHKGILLLFFSVVQGFIVGCPFSIIDYSAFYHDILFDISRVTEMGNINAEYTSPFMFYIKVALAKGIGIAITVICFIGVVYAIYRRNSANILSLSFIIFYFAYISSWKVSIDKYLLPIIPFIIINGAMFLTFIYNKYASNVKYGRIFFVIGIFIIIAYPLKRSIIIDIALTNSDTRSLAKEWIENNIPGGTKIAIDSGRVDIAKFSPPINDTPENYYNTFIVKAKSGDNKYLKSGEEMFNKYFQLLNKIPVKISYPLTRIVLSSYGEIDKNISLQRFMDNGVRYVVVSSYAYEGYLSDTYKSNHPEAAEYYTEFYQSINEECILINEFPSEVGKRLGPTIKIYKIPYEESKR; this comes from the coding sequence ATGGACTATATTAAGGATAATTCATTTAAATATGGAACATTTCTCCTGGCAGGCATACTGTTGCTGGCATTTGTATTAAGGGTATGGGGTATATCATACGGTATGCCGTATCCATACAACCTGGATGAAAAGTTTTTAGTCAATCATTCGCTTGCTTTTGGAACAGGTGATCTGAACCCTCATGTTTTTGATTGGCCAGGAACTCTTCTTATGTATGTATTGTTTGTTATCTTTGTGTTTTATTTTTTAGCGGGATACTTTACAGGCAATTTTATTTCTACCGAAGATTTTGCAATTTCATTTATATCCGACCCTACAAATTTTTATCTTATATCACGCTGCTTTACCGTTCTAATCAGTACACTGACGGTGTATGTTACCTATTATATAGGTAAAAAAATCTATAATAGTAGGACTACAGGGCTGATCGCAGCACTTTTTCTTGCTGTTTCTCCTCTTGTAACCGGCATAGCCCATTTTACATTAACAGATACTCATCTTACATTAATACCAGTCCTCTCTTTTATATACATTTATCAAATTGTAAAGGCAGGTAAATCAAAGTATTATTTTTTTTCAGGTCTACTAATGGGTTTGGGTATGTCAATAAAATATAATGCTGCTGCCTTGATTGTACCAATACTTACCGCACATATATTAAATGTAATACATAACAATCCGGGATTTCTGAAGATTGTTTTTCACAAAGGTATCTTACTTCTATTTTTTTCAGTAGTTCAGGGATTTATAGTTGGTTGTCCTTTTTCTATCATTGATTATTCTGCATTCTATCATGACATACTTTTCGATATTTCTCGTGTGACTGAAATGGGTAACATCAATGCCGAATATACATCACCTTTTATGTTTTATATAAAAGTGGCATTGGCAAAGGGTATTGGAATTGCCATTACAGTAATATGTTTTATTGGGGTTGTTTATGCAATCTATCGCAGAAATTCAGCAAACATTTTATCACTCAGTTTTATAATATTTTATTTTGCGTACATCAGCAGTTGGAAAGTATCAATTGATAAATATTTATTGCCGATTATTCCTTTCATAATTATCAATGGGGCAATGTTCTTGACTTTCATATATAATAAGTACGCTTCTAACGTTAAATACGGCCGTATATTTTTTGTAATTGGAATTTTTATCATTATAGCTTACCCATTAAAACGCTCTATTATAATTGATATTGCTTTAACTAATAGTGACACAAGAAGCCTTGCGAAGGAATGGATTGAAAATAATATACCTGGAGGTACGAAGATTGCCATTGATTCAGGGAGAGTTGACATCGCAAAATTCAGCCCACCAATAAACGATACACCAGAAAATTATTATAATACATTTATTGTAAAGGCTAAGAGTGGAGACAACAAATATCTTAAATCTGGAGAGGAAATGTTTAACAAATATTTTCAGCTTTTGAATAAAATACCTGTTAAGATAAGTTATCCATTAACCAGGATTGTTCTTAGCTCTTATGGTGAAATTGATAAAAATATAAGCCTTCAGCGTTTCATGGATAACGGAGTCAGATATGTCGTGGTAAGTAGTTATGCCTATGAAGGTTATTTGTCTGATACTTACAAAAGTAATCATCCTGAGGCTGCTGAATATTATACTGAATTTTATCAGTCTATTAATGAAGAGTGTATCCTGATAAATGAGTTTCCATCAGAAGTTGGTAAAAGATTAGGTCCAACGATTAAGATTTATAAGATTCCCTATGAAGAATCAAAAAGGTGA
- a CDS encoding B12-binding domain-containing radical SAM protein, with protein sequence MKLIIIYPDILKGANWSGYYYTGVGYISAAAKKAGHNVSLMHITCTPDQHEFMNMLNNIISPGNEALIAFSATTNMFGFVKLWASWIKKEYKNIIIVGGVHPTLNQEETISVEAIDAICIGEGEAPLVEFMDALENGRDITGIQNIWTKVNGKVCKNPGREKIKDLDTLPFPDRAIFDYKNLDREREGIGVFMASRGCPFNCSYCCNHAIMKSIGASKGYLRFRSVDNVIKEMKQVVQDYPFIKYMHFDDDILPMNKDWFKEFSDKYSKEISLPFECNIRPNLIDENTIKLLSHSGCRTLRIGLESGNSFIRNKILNRHLSEDEIVRASIICKDAGIRLYTFNMVGMPFEDMPARLDTIKLNARINSDEEQVSIFYPYEKTKLFDICMEQGLIRKKEVTDPFKDTSLSFNRIQRNQIIFTAYYFNLLVRNYKFYFKLPESLSKIIIKISDGLFSSRIIALTVFPTMNSFVRFLSKNKRLEEFARKVKHTILNSSTVTEE encoded by the coding sequence ATGAAGCTTATTATCATATATCCTGACATATTAAAAGGCGCGAACTGGTCCGGTTACTATTACACGGGTGTTGGATACATTTCTGCTGCTGCGAAAAAAGCCGGTCATAATGTATCTTTAATGCATATTACCTGCACCCCGGACCAGCATGAATTCATGAATATGCTCAACAATATCATCTCCCCTGGCAATGAAGCTCTTATAGCATTTTCTGCTACAACAAACATGTTTGGCTTTGTAAAACTCTGGGCGTCATGGATAAAAAAAGAATATAAAAATATTATTATTGTTGGAGGCGTACATCCTACCCTAAACCAGGAAGAAACAATCAGTGTAGAAGCTATAGATGCCATATGTATAGGGGAGGGAGAGGCTCCTCTGGTTGAATTTATGGATGCATTAGAAAATGGGCGGGACATAACAGGCATACAGAATATATGGACCAAAGTCAATGGTAAGGTCTGTAAAAATCCTGGCAGGGAAAAAATAAAAGATCTCGATACTTTACCATTTCCTGATAGAGCGATCTTTGATTATAAGAATCTGGACCGTGAGAGAGAGGGAATTGGTGTCTTTATGGCATCGCGTGGGTGCCCATTTAACTGCTCTTACTGTTGCAACCACGCTATTATGAAAAGTATAGGCGCTTCGAAGGGATACCTGAGATTCAGGAGTGTTGATAATGTAATAAAAGAGATGAAGCAGGTAGTTCAAGATTATCCATTTATTAAATATATGCACTTCGATGATGATATCCTTCCGATGAACAAAGATTGGTTTAAAGAATTCTCAGATAAATATTCAAAAGAGATTTCGTTACCATTTGAATGTAACATACGTCCAAACCTCATAGATGAGAATACGATAAAACTTCTCAGCCATTCGGGATGCAGAACACTCAGGATAGGCCTTGAGAGTGGAAATTCTTTCATCAGAAACAAGATATTAAACCGACACCTTTCCGAAGATGAAATCGTCAGGGCCTCTATTATTTGTAAAGATGCGGGCATAAGGCTTTACACATTTAATATGGTGGGTATGCCATTTGAAGATATGCCAGCAAGGCTGGATACTATAAAACTAAACGCTAGAATTAATTCAGATGAAGAACAGGTTTCGATCTTTTACCCTTATGAGAAGACAAAGCTGTTTGATATCTGTATGGAGCAGGGTCTTATCAGAAAAAAAGAAGTGACTGACCCATTCAAAGACACATCGTTATCTTTCAATCGAATTCAAAGGAATCAGATTATCTTTACGGCGTATTACTTTAATTTATTGGTGAGAAATTATAAATTCTACTTTAAATTACCAGAAAGTTTATCAAAAATAATTATTAAAATATCTGATGGGCTGTTCTCTTCCCGCATTATCGCGCTGACTGTTTTTCCAACTATGAATTCCTTTGTGAGGTTCTTGTCAAAGAATAAAAGGCTTGAAGAATTTGCAAGAAAGGTGAAACACACCATTTTAAATAGTAGTACAGTCACAGAGGAATAA
- a CDS encoding glycosyltransferase family 2 protein, with translation MAGKKIEIMMKDLTISIVNYNSKEHILKCIESIYAHGEGIDIDVYVVDNNSTDGSVDDIKKNYPDVKLIMNNENRGFGDANNQVLKRFNSRYCLITNPDIIILSGTLQELVKFMDANKDAGAVGCKVLNPDRSLQYSCRRYPSFIMSISRGLLIDSIFPNNKIIKKYLMMDSEHDKVMPVEWLTGCCLMVRHETIKEVGTFDKNFFMYFEDVDICRRINKNWKVYYLPDVQMIHGYQSNSRRIGNLKHKLIHLKSAIYFFKKHGLFTNNTDVLQEN, from the coding sequence TTGGCAGGAAAAAAAATAGAGATAATGATGAAAGATTTAACAATTTCCATTGTAAATTATAATTCGAAGGAACATATTTTGAAATGTATAGAGTCAATATATGCTCATGGGGAAGGTATTGATATTGATGTTTATGTAGTTGATAATAATTCCACTGACGGCAGTGTTGATGATATAAAAAAGAATTATCCTGATGTTAAATTAATTATGAATAATGAAAACAGAGGATTTGGAGATGCTAATAACCAGGTACTTAAACGGTTTAATTCAAGATACTGTTTAATAACAAATCCTGATATAATTATTCTTTCTGGTACCCTTCAGGAGTTGGTGAAATTTATGGATGCGAATAAGGATGCCGGCGCGGTAGGATGTAAAGTTTTAAATCCAGATAGATCGTTACAGTATTCTTGTAGAAGGTATCCCTCTTTTATCATGTCAATTAGTAGAGGATTATTGATTGATTCAATTTTTCCAAATAATAAGATTATAAAAAAATACCTCATGATGGATTCGGAACATGATAAAGTCATGCCTGTTGAATGGCTTACAGGTTGTTGTTTAATGGTCAGACACGAAACAATAAAAGAGGTTGGTACATTTGATAAAAACTTTTTTATGTATTTTGAAGATGTCGATATTTGCCGCAGGATAAATAAAAATTGGAAGGTGTATTATCTACCGGACGTCCAGATGATACATGGGTATCAAAGCAATAGTAGAAGAATTGGAAATTTGAAGCATAAGTTAATTCATTTGAAAAGCGCAATTTACTTTTTTAAAAAACACGGATTATTTACCAATAATACAGATGTTTTACAGGAGAACTAA
- a CDS encoding radical SAM protein, with protein MNKVIRNIQLFRRHIRSFYRHNTPVKFANLCSLYFHRWTNRSVLSAYPIEIIIDPINVCDLKCPLCPTGQRVNTRPLGSMAFEKYQKIIDELSNWLYKVRFYSWGEPLMHKDIYKMIAYATDKNIGTEISTNLNVFKESDAKSLIESGLEVLIVSLDGADEKVYSHYRVGGDFSRVINNIRAIVKEKKKTGVKNPFIEIQFLVMRHNELQIPNMKLLAKELGVDRLRFGPVTVNMRNEEDLDWLPEDEKLSRYSYSEKKDQIYSVRKKCEWLWRSTVINWDGTVSPCCVYEGDKSVFGSLADSKFEKLWNNESYRQSRSVFTKHQKGNNGLKTICSHCRGIPRATKEKQHGLY; from the coding sequence ATGAATAAAGTAATCAGGAATATACAACTTTTCAGACGACATATAAGGTCTTTTTATAGACATAACACACCTGTAAAATTTGCAAACCTCTGTTCTTTATATTTTCATAGATGGACAAACAGGTCTGTATTAAGTGCGTATCCAATTGAAATAATAATTGATCCTATAAATGTATGTGACTTGAAATGTCCCCTGTGTCCCACAGGCCAGAGGGTGAATACAAGACCATTGGGAAGTATGGCCTTTGAAAAGTATCAAAAAATAATTGACGAGCTTTCCAACTGGCTTTACAAGGTACGTTTTTATAGTTGGGGTGAGCCGCTCATGCATAAGGATATTTATAAGATGATAGCATACGCAACAGATAAGAATATAGGTACTGAAATCAGCACAAATTTGAATGTATTTAAAGAGTCGGATGCCAAATCACTAATCGAGTCCGGTCTGGAAGTATTAATAGTTTCTCTTGACGGAGCAGACGAAAAGGTTTATTCCCATTACAGGGTAGGAGGAGACTTTTCTCGTGTAATCAATAATATCAGAGCTATAGTAAAAGAGAAAAAAAAGACGGGGGTGAAAAACCCTTTTATTGAAATACAATTTCTTGTTATGAGACATAACGAATTGCAAATTCCGAATATGAAGTTGTTGGCAAAAGAGCTTGGGGTTGATAGATTGAGGTTTGGTCCAGTAACCGTTAATATGAGAAATGAAGAAGATTTGGATTGGCTTCCTGAAGATGAAAAACTAAGCCGTTATTCCTATAGTGAAAAGAAAGATCAAATATATTCTGTTAGAAAAAAATGTGAATGGCTGTGGCGGAGCACAGTAATCAATTGGGATGGTACTGTATCTCCATGCTGTGTCTATGAAGGAGATAAGAGTGTGTTCGGGTCTTTAGCGGACAGTAAATTTGAAAAGTTATGGAATAATGAAAGTTATCGACAATCAAGAAGCGTGTTCACAAAACATCAGAAAGGAAATAATGGATTGAAAACAATATGTTCGCACTGTAGAGGAATTCCCAGAGCGACAAAGGAGAAACAGCATGGACTATATTAA